The Budorcas taxicolor isolate Tak-1 chromosome 2, Takin1.1, whole genome shotgun sequence nucleotide sequence TGTGCTTGTCTCCTGCTTTTCTGAGAGTCCTTATCACCCATCAGGCTTGCATAACCAGGCTGGCCCTGCTTCCTGCGAAGGAGCTATCAGTGTACCATCTGGGGCTGCAAAAATGGGGTGACAGGGCATCAGCAGGTGCTTCCTCAcacccagccccctgcactgggagccccACCCCGGGGTGCTGTCCCCTGCAGGGCTCCTTGGGACAGGCCTGTGGCAACAGTGTGGGAGGTGCTGGCGGGCGTGTGGACACCCGCTGCCTTTCCTCTGCTGTCCTGGGGCAGAGCCCTGGGGTCAGCTCCCCGCCCCTCGTGGCTCTGGTGGGAACTCAGCATGGATGATACACCTTGCACAGTTGGCCCAGGTGTGACACCAGGGGCTCCAGCAGATCCGCCCTTCGGTTGGCGTCCACAACTGTGTTCCCCCAACCCTGCCTCCCCTGCAGGAGGGACCTGGGGCCCAGGCTCGGAGCGTTGCCTGCTGGACAGACCTGGACACGTGGCTGATTCAGACCCGGGAGGCCTGAGCTTGAGCTCCTGCGGGTGCTGCTCTCCTGCGGTGCTCGGCCTCCTTCACGGGATGGGATGAGGGAGTGGGTGGTGGCTTGCTTGAAGCGCCCTCCCCACAGTGCCACCTCGGGGGGCCGGTGCTCTCAACACAGCCCCTCAGCCCAGCCTCTTCCAGGTTGGGCCTTGCAGAGCGAAGTTCTGATGCGAGAGGCAGGCACCTGCTTCCTGCTCTGCGCCTGTGTCTGCGCCTGGCTCGGCCTGGGGGTCCCTGTCctgggggacagaggaggtgAGGGCTGGCTCAGGGCGTGCGGGGGGTGTAGGTGCAGAGTGGGGCAGGGTCTGGGCTGCGGGTGCCTGTCTTCCGCAGATCAGTTGGGTCTTCAGCCCCACCCAGGGCACACTGTCAGAGCCCGTCCCCTTGTGGTGCCCAGCCCCGCCGTGGTCACGTCGGGGCTCCTTCTCTTGGGCCTGCCCTGTCAGAGAGGGTCAGCGCCaggccctccccaccctggccctGCCCCGAGGCAGCCACGGTGGACTTGCCACGGTTACTGTTCCCAGGGCCAGGGCCTGGGGCTTTCACCTGCCACAATAACAACGTCCTCAGGATTGAATGCCGCTGGCCTGGCCCAGCGCCGGGCCAGGGGGTCGGCTCCTGGCTGCTCTTCACCAGGTGAGGCCGGAGAgcgggggcagagggcagggagctGGGGGGGCCATGGTCCCTTGGTGCCCACACGCATCCTTTCCAGCAACGTTGTGCCGGGCAGCAAGCACAAGTGTGTCTTCTGGGCTGACGTGTGCACCGTGGAGCTGCCGCCTGAGGAGGTCCTCGTGCCTGCTGACAACTTCACCATCACCTTCCACCGCCACATCTCCGGGAAGGAGCAGGTCAGCCTGGTGGATCCACAGTATCTGCCCCGGAGACACGGTGAGACCTGGGTCGGGTGTGTTGGCTGGGAACCCCCTGGCCACAGAGCCCACCGCCCATAACCCCTGCCACCCAGTCAGTGCACCCAGTCCCTGCAGACAGATCCAGGGCTTGCAGCAGGTGGGGACCGGGGGGCGAGGGGCGGGCCCACTGGTTGCTGGAGGGCTCAGGTCCGGAGGAGGATGAAGGAGCAGGGCTTTGAGTTGGGGCTGAAGCTGCAGCGTGAGTCCCTTGAAATGCACTTCAGGCATACCAGCTTAGATTCGAGACGCACCTTGGCTGCCTCAGGGGCTGGCTCGTCCCACCTGGGCCCTCTCTGGACCAGTCTCTCAGGGAGGCCTTGTTCTGAGAGGGCCTTGGTCACACCCTCATCCTTCCCGGGAATCTTTCTGATCCCCAGTCTTGGGCGTGCTGACCCACACACCCTCACGTGGCTTTGCTCTGTTTCAGTGAAGCTGGACCCCCCCTCGGACTTGCAGAGCAACGTCAGCTCTGAGCACTGTGTCCTGACCTGGAGCGTCAATCCTGCTCTGGAGCCACTAGCCATGCTCCTCAGCTATGAGCTGGCCTTCAAGAGGCAGGAGGAAGCCTGGGAGGTGAAGCTGGGCTGCCCACCCTGGGGCCCGTCTGTCCTGGAAGCAGCAGGAGATGCTGTTCTTCCCACCCAGGGTGCTTTCACCTTGGAATTACGAGGCAGGCAGTGGCCAGAGCCAAGGGTGTGTGAGTGCAGAGTGGTgagtgtgcctctgtgtgtgtgtgcgcatgtccACAGGGCCTGCCTGTGGGGATGAGTGTGCACGCAAGTGAATGCATGTAAGCTTGTGGACATGGGCAGCGTCCCCGCATGCATGTCCTCTAGGGCTCACGGCCCAGTCTCCCCACCAGCATCTCCCGACTGTCCTCATCCCCAGTGGGCTCGGCACAAGGATCACATCGTTGGGGTGACCTGGCTCAAACTTGAAGCCGCCGAGCTGGACTCCGGTTCTGCCTATGAGGCCCGGCTGCGTGTCCAGATGGCCGCCCTGGAGGGCGAGGTGGCGGAGGAGGAGCGATACGAGGGCGTGTGGAGTGACTGGAGCGAGCCTGCCTGCTTTGCTGCCCCCCGCAGACGAGGTGGGCGCTGCTGTGGCCGCTGCCCCCGGGGTCTGGGTggggcccctgcctgcctccGAGTGTCCCACCTTTCCTCCTCCTACTCCCTCTCTCTGAGGTGGTCAACGGGGTCAGCTTGGGGGTCTCCCAGGAGCTACTGTGGCCCCAGGCTGCACACCAGGGCCCGCTGCTGCCTGCGGAGCCGGGCGTGGCCTCGTCTGCTTAGGGCAGCCTGGCTGACCCCGTGGACGGAGGTCCTGAAGGATCGCAGACCCTGTTGACTCTGTGGATGGAAAAGGCGAGGCCCAGGGGCGTGTGCCTCACCAAGGTGCTCTTGCAGGCGTGAAGAGGGCCTGTCCGGTACTTTCCCTGTGGCCCAGGCGCTCGGCTGGATGCCTTGCCAGGCGAGTCAGAGGGACACAGCCCTGGTCCTTCTCGCCGCAGGTCGCCTGGTCCCTTCTCTGGGGCAATCCAATAGCACCCTGGTCGCCGtgtccctcttcctcctgctgagCAGCCTGACCTACTTACTGTTCAAACTGTCGCCCAGGTGGGTGGCCAGTGATGTTTGTGAGAGCATGTGCTGATGTGCGTGTGATtgtgtgtgggagtgtgtgtgtatgtttgggcATGGGGTCAACGGTGCATTGAAGGTCCAAACCTGTGGCCCTTCCCTGCATGCTCCTGGATGGGGAGGGGTTTCAGGTCTCTGCCCTGGACCAGTGGGGAGTTCCCAAGTTGCCATGTGCGTAGGGGTGGTAGGCAGTGTGTCCCCAAGAGCCCTGgagaccaggctgtggtctgaGCCCTGTCTCCTGCCTCTGGAGGCGCCAGCCCGTTGCCTGTTTCGGTGGGCACAGTGCTGGGCGTCTGGCTTCCACGAGCCCCTGTCCCCGGCCCTGGGGTATGCTGCTGAGATCCAGATGACCACAAAGGCCCTCCTGAAACAAGCCATCACATTGTCAGGTGACAGGGTGCAGGGCCGGCCCCGCAGGAGACTGGCTGGGCATGGACGGGGAGCAGAGAGGGTGAGAGGcggatggacagagagcctgggcGAGGGAGGGGTCAGGCTTTTCCTTGGGTCAAAGGAAAGCCCTTGAAGCCTGGCCACATGTGATGTGACCTGGCTGATGTTATGAGAGAGGAAGTTCGTGGTACAAGTGAGGAGGAGGCCTGCGGGGCAACCAGCAGCAGTGTCCAGATGGAGGCAAGTGTGGGAGCTGGCGGGAGAAGCAGAGATGGAGCAAAGGGGAGGGACGTGCCAGGGTCTCAGGAATAGAAACTGACGGGACGTGCGGGTGGATGCGATGTGAGCTGTGCCCCCTGAGGCCAGCCCTGGTGTGGGGAATTGGGCTAGGCCCCTGGGGAGGCTGCTGAGGTTGACCTGGACCTGCTGGATTGGAGCCCAGTGTGCTGTCCTCAGGGGAGGACTACTGGGTCCACCATCTACCCTAGGTGGATAGATGCTTAGGGAGAAATCAGGCGGGCTTTCTGGAGGTGCTGTCTCCCTCTCAGACTGAGGACAAAGCTGGGCACCTCCACTGCATGGCTTGGTATAACTCAGTTCTGTGGGGTCACCTGCACAGGGGCCATAGGTACCTGGTGTCAGACCTGGACCCAGTGAGGGGAGAGTGCACACGGGGCAGGGATGGGCCTGCTGCCAGAAGGAGCCAAGGTCCCTGCAGTGACCGCTGGAGCAGGGCCACAAGGAGCCCCTGGCTCAGGTCTCTGCAGCCTCTGACTGCCGTCTCCTGGCTGCAGGATGAAGACAGCCTTGTACCAGGATGTGCCATCCCCAGGCCCATTCTTCCAGCCTCTGTACAGCGTGCACAACGGGGACTTCCaggtttgtgaccctgtgggccagGTTGGGGTGGGGCCGGGGTGCCCAGATGTCCGGCCTCCCCAGGATGTGGGCTTGGGTGAGGTTTGGGGGCCTCTGTTGGTGCTTAGAGCTTTTTTAGTGTATACAATGGCCAGTAGAgtatatatagagatatatacaCACTGTGACTCAAATGGGCAAGAAGAAAAATTAGCTTTGTCGTGTTGTGGAGCTCTTCTTCCTCTTGTGTCTCTGATTTCATTGCTGATGGAAAAATGTAAAGATTCTTGTGACATTGCCTCTTCGGT carries:
- the IL9R gene encoding interleukin-9 receptor codes for the protein MREWVVACLKRPPHSATSGGRCSQHSPSAQPLPGWALQSEVLMREAGTCFLLCACVCAWLGLGVPVLGDRGGPGPGAFTCHNNNVLRIECRWPGPAPGQGVGSWLLFTSNVVPGSKHKCVFWADVCTVELPPEEVLVPADNFTITFHRHISGKEQVSLVDPQYLPRRHVKLDPPSDLQSNVSSEHCVLTWSVNPALEPLAMLLSYELAFKRQEEAWEWARHKDHIVGVTWLKLEAAELDSGSAYEARLRVQMAALEGEVAEEERYEGVWSDWSEPACFAAPRRRGRLVPSLGQSNSTLVAVSLFLLLSSLTYLLFKLSPRMKTALYQDVPSPGPFFQPLYSVHNGDFQTWIGARGASPQAGRDRAGPTRGALLEARVREAVALLRCDPADAWPSAGLEEEGGSGPGLPAGVLPAGRVEWGEPSPAYLPQEDWAPAGCPQPVPPQCEGSSGDYCALDCSAGS